The following coding sequences lie in one Anomaloglossus baeobatrachus isolate aAnoBae1 chromosome 7, aAnoBae1.hap1, whole genome shotgun sequence genomic window:
- the CAPN15 gene encoding LOW QUALITY PROTEIN: calpain-15 (The sequence of the model RefSeq protein was modified relative to this genomic sequence to represent the inferred CDS: deleted 8 bases in 7 codons): MGSSASSLAAEGKTQHGSMGSAHPGLSLLGWHRSGLPGAVWQGTVIPVYRTHRLPDPMAAPSPGGEWSCCRCTFLNPHGQRHCSICEAPRNLPDLNHILRLSSAEQRWSCSRCTFTNLAPTNPSPPPTGCQICGFLPPPPVPNGVIRGPHEDARSPVQESDPEDITSPVLQPTLNSGWSCPRCTLHNTPVSSSCSACGGPRKLSLPKIPPEALVVPEVLPPPAAFQGPEEQAASSLPDSPRPLPALPLSPGPHNIPVPRSRREVAPDNPLSPPPAASSRLPKRLSVLEEEVTPAETTPSSTEPQIPDTSWSCGKCTYRNLGGAGRCCVCGATRVTESDPSTTGTECLPSPSSTVVLPVPIARRTEWPCPACTLINETRCSHCVACHTPQVYVAQHRNMGARMLRRRESVRAETRRQTDEGEAKELWENIVSFCRENRVNFVDDSFPPGPRSVGFPESDSVQQRVKQWLRPQEINCSIFKDRGVKWSVFRTPRPSDILQGLLGNCWFLSALAVLAERPELVERVMITRTISPEGAYQVRLCKDGTWSTVLVDDMLPCDEAGYLLFSQAQRKQLWVALIEKALAKLHGSYFALQAGRAIEGLATLTGAPCESLMLQVSSTNPREETVDTDLIWAKMLSSKEAGFLMGASCGGGNMKVDDAAYESVGLRPRHAYSILDVRDVLTHRLLRLRNPWGRFSWNGSWSDESPLWTSSLKHELMPHGSSEGVFWMEYSDFIRYFDSVDICKIHTDWHEVRVQGTFPNKASTPVTVTSLTVVERTALEFSLFQEGSRRSDTVDSHLLDLCIMVFRASHGGTGKVMLGRLMAHSKRAVKKFVGCDVMLEPGEYAVVCCAFNHWQTLNLGGSSILQASSPTGSGNNRRSAADPMGYILAIYSSRLVMVEQVEAQPTTLADAIILLTEDKGERHEGREGMTCYYLTHGWAGLIVVVENRHPKSFLHIQCDCTDSFNVVSTRGSLKTSDSVPPLHRQVLVILSQLEGNAGFSITHRLAHRKANQASLNDWMSSKGTHSPPLSPEVSGLHGPRPL, from the exons GCTTCCAGACCCCATGGCTGCCCCCTCCCCAGGCGGGGAGTGGTCATGCTGCCGATGCACCTTCCTGAACCCCCACGGGCAGCGACATTGCTCAATATGTGAAGCTCCTCGTAACCTCCCGGATCTGAACCACATCCTCCGCCTGAGCTCCGCTGAGCAGCGTTGGTCCTGCAGCCGCTGCACCTTCACCAATCTTGCTCCAACCAACCCTTCACCTCCACCCACC GGCTGCCAGATTTGTGGGTTCCTGCCA CCTCCACCGGTCCCCAATGGCGTCATCCGTGGACCACACGAAGACGCAAGATCCCCCGTCCAAGAATCGGACCCCGAGGATATAACCAGCCCTGTTCTCCAGCCTACGTTGAATTCCGGTTGGAGTTGTCCTCGTTGTACC CTACACAACACTCCCGTCTCCTCCTCATGCTCGGCGTGCGGTGGACCACGTAAACTGTCCTTGCCCAAAATACCACCGGAGGCGTTGGTCGTTCCCGAGGTTCTTCCACCTCCTGCTGCGTTTCAAGGCCCGGAGGAACAAGCTGCCTCTTCTCTCCCGGACTCTCCCAGACCCTTACCTGCACTACCACTTTCACCGGGACCCCATAACATTCCTGTTCCGCGAAGCCGGAGAGAAGTGGCCCCGGATAATCCACTTTCTCCCCCTCCCGCCGCCTCGAGTCGCCTTCCTAAACGTCTGAGCGTCTTGGAAGAAGAGGTGACGCCGGCTGAGACGACC CCATCCTCCACCGAGCCACAAATCCCCGATACCAGTTGGTCATGTGGAAAATGCACTTATCGTAACCTTGGCGGTGCCGGCCGGTGTTGTGTCTGC GGAGCCACGCGGGTGACCGAGAGCGACCCCAGTACGACCGGAACAGAGTGCTTGCCGTCACCGTCCAGCACAGTAGTCCTCCCCGTGCCCATTGCCCGTAGGACAGAGTGGCCCTGCCCGGCGTGTACCCTCATAAACGAGACCCGCTGCTCGCACTGCGTGGCATGTCACACGCCGCAGGTCTATGTGGCACAGCACCGTAACATGGGGGCACGGATGCTGCGTCGCAGGGAGAGCGTCCGGGCC GAAACCAGGAGGCAGACGGATGAA GGCGAAGCCAAGGAGCTGTGGGAGAACATCGTCAGCTTCTGCCGAGAG AACAGAGTGAATTTCGTGGACGACAGCTTTCCCCCGGGGCCACGTTCCGTTGGTTTCCCAGAATCCGACAGCGTCCAGCAAAGGGTGAAACAATGGCTGCGACCGCAAGAGATCAACTGCAGCATCTTCAAAGACCGCGGGGTGAAGTGGTCCGTCTTTCGCACGCCGAGACCTTCCGACATATTGCAAGGGCTGCTGGGAAACTGCTG GTTCCTCAGTGCGCTGGCCGTGTTGGCGGAAAGACCAGAGCTGGTGGAGAGGGTGATGATCACAAGGACCATATCCCCAGAAGGAGCTTATCAGGTGCGACTATGCAAAGATGGCACCTGGAGCACCGTGCTGGTGGACGACATGTTGCCATGTGATGAAGCCGGGTATCTTCTCTTTTCTCAG GCCCAAAGGAAGCAGCTCTGGGTGGCCCTGATCGAGAAGGCCCTGGCCAAGCTTCACGGATCCTACTTTGCCCTCCAGGCCGGTCGCGCCATCGAAGGTCTGGCCACGCTGACGGGCGCGCCCTGCGAGAGCCTGATGCTTCAGGTCAGCTCCACCAACCCCCGAGAGGAGACGGTGGACACGGACCTCATCTGGGCCAAAATGCTGAGCTCCAAAGAAGCCGG GTTTCTAATGGGGGCGtcctgtggaggtgggaacatgaaGGTGGACGACGCGGCCTACGAAAGTGTCGGGCTAAGACCTCGACACGCTTACTCCATACTGGACGTACGAGACGTCCTCACTCACCG CCTTCTCCGTCTCCGTAACCCCTGGGGTCGCTTCTCCTGGAATGGAAGCTGGTCGGACGAGTCGCCTTTGTGGACCTCTTCACTCAAACATGAGCTGATGCCCCACGGTAGCAGTGAAGGCGTCTTCTGGATGGAATACAGCGACTTCATCCG GTATTTTGACTCGGTCGATATCTGCAAGATCCACACGGACTGGCATGAAGTCCGGGTTCAGGGCACTTTCCCAAACAAGGCATCAACCCCCGTGACTGTAACGTCGCTCACCGTGGTGGAGAGGACGGCGCTGGAGTTCTCCCTATTCCAGGAAGGCAGCAG ACGATCGGACACTGTGGACAGTCACCTCCTGGACCTCTGCATCATGGTTTTCCGGGCATCTCATGGCGGGACAGGGAAAGTGATGTTGGGCCGGCTCATGGCGCACAGCAAAAGGGCGGTGAAGAAGTTTGTAGGGTGCGACGTAATGCTGGAACCGGGAGAATACGCGGTGGTGTGTTGTGCCTTCAACCACTGGCAGACCTTAAATCTGGGGGGATCCTCCATACTGCAAG CGTCCAGTCCCACGGGTAGCGGCAATAATCGCCGCTCCGCTGCAGACCCCATGGGGTACATCTTGGCCATTTATAGTTCCCGGCTTGTCATGGTTGAGCAAGTAGAAGCCCAGCCGACGACGCTCGCGGATGCCATTATCCTGCTGACAGAGGACAAGGGGGAGCGGCACGAG GGTCGGGAGGGGATGACCTGCTATTATCTAACACACGGATGGGCCGGGCTCATTGTGGTGGTAGAGAACCGACATCCCAAGTCCTTCCTGCACATCCAGTGTGACTGCACGGACAGCTTCAATGTGGTGTCCACCCGGGGCAGCCTCAAAACCAGCGACAGCGTCCCACCGCTACACAG GCAGGTGCTGGTCATTTTGTCTCAGCTGGAGGGGAACGCTGGCTTTTCCATCACTCATCGACTGGCACACCGGAAAGCTAACCAAGCTTCTCTGAATGACTGGATGTCCAGCAAAGGCACCCACAGTCCTCCATTGTCTCCAGAGGTGTCCGGCTTGCATGGCCCCCGACCTCTCTGA